The following are encoded in a window of Anopheles stephensi strain Indian chromosome X, UCI_ANSTEP_V1.0, whole genome shotgun sequence genomic DNA:
- the LOC118507523 gene encoding uncharacterized protein LOC118507523: MENANAESQSDADQAEVYDEQCHRWKLQLDEANDFSDVAAVCQDICNYAGRTAGTGMPESNLEPMLVNDAADGEAPDRAATGAEPNSSSSILTRTLLANLKDANKTHSQRKIISKSYYNLCHRNVLEGAPLEEVYGVSDLGKCDENSVAIYGMLNSRFLAHMQTLPTLASVAARNLALFLSPAAGYNRWFNTVSENVLTIERLNLFRNVHTGEQYERMWHIVLTNLESPYHGARENMLALLKYLVKDERFMRQIVVPELSRWSWINRNKFHLLVILLGQYKVQTLMALLHLDTDLLGGALRLSLKYKHLHTGGQALVRLLHKEQRMTAFVFDLVATVIIEEEHDLVQVMAKYWFSCFTPKDYRTVYRTHINLEHVITVHFEELGVENLFPPYCKHNKHEKLFLLAFLFRRELQKHAYLKPFLLHLCDLADRQKPLPPATLGLLIESLGYYIIACGATERINTYRLTTHLTRYMVEVMETPGHLAVCNTIVTVCRNLLKHIVHIQQRPPSTGKEFNRDAQALVAKFMSYDMYDRYLLPPGTKPVDYQPTITALRLFAAFVEQFFEFTPSSQYVLQMRPTEKVAWIAKLLPASLPLDELASSFRSMVYGLQHHLRSEFDDVRLITLKMLYNRPVAYHFDPKLQDQLAIVFSRGDDTDTVRQKLHQLLADTIGKVRDAIHHHKQDFFAAVLAEDDQPNGQLHRLIDRCTEICFGFPDGRAALTNAELFRVHDCVMEVWQLASYAMRCAKQADEPYYGTSFELMERCLQMLLEQSHEWKTNHAPGCIDSSKMGLAKRRMLVALWKTSRAVSTFIEHSALWIVENNKETENSHAFGIFQGYLQTLTTIITTACHRGAIEAGGNCLSRVVRQLMHLKQNVLTGETGANSARFRPLKRYTAEIKRMCETMLEYPQQHLDDFRRHRGYIWMLHSCMRSDAVDIVPGSPLRMYLEEHMQLAQRAADHEREQSNDETVPPVMMVLWLHQLNLLARETVLNESILPHIDELMILALAHIRSPQWPIRNAALQLYSSCAAKLTGQRQQYKDPDADWAPVYTSFDEVAAKANRTMEFMLRQLKTLLPLGERSPDEHDRAGTFPVQRDPVTPFLLLVLEFISKLEYRGYRGAAPENTTYTAHVHKYRAILWQLLRHEHDQVRKLAARSFAQLHDHYAEIPNLLEHMIRVLFTSRDSNFRQGLCQAIMACIQKYVTLERFGRRNQWIEEQQHQHRLPRMKDVILKAVREMVGRHYMLDREINFVSTFRFRCELHKLLLYLRFPRDCSVVMELIINRLAPNMHGLDVFAMQLNQVYNSGLSTVPETEPEPSAARHHHLHQQQPHSMPYELFLELDRELLQEPVEEV, from the exons ATGGAGAACGCTAACGCGGAATCTCAGAGTGACGCCGACCAGGCCGAAGTTTACGACGAGCAGTGTCACCGCTGGAAGCTGCAGCTCGACGAGGCGAACGATTTTTCGGACGTAGCCGCCGTTTGTCAG GATATCTGCAACTACGCCGGCCGTACTGCTGGTACCGGGATGCCGGAAAGCAACCTGGAACCGATGCTTGTGAACGATGCAGCGGACGGTGAAGCACCGGACCGGGCGGCTACCGGCGCAGAACCAAATTCGTCGAGCAGCATCTTAACCCGCACGCTGCTGGCCAACCTAAAGGATGCGAACAAAACCCACAGCCAGCGGAAAATTATTTCCAAATCCTACTACAATCTCTGCCACCGGAATGTGCTGGAAGGTGCACCGCTGGAGGAGGTGTACGGCGTGTCGGATCTTGGCAAATGCGATGAGAATAGCGTCGCCATTTATGGTATGCTGAATTCCCGCTTTCTCGCACACATGCAGACGCTTCCGACACTTGCGAGCGTAGCGGCACGAAATCTCGCCCTGTTCCTCTCACCCGCCGCCGGTTACAACCGCTGGTTTAATACTGTGTCGGAAAACGTGCTTACCATCGAACGGTTGAATCTGTTCCGGAACGTGCATACCGGCGAACAGTACGAGCGCATGTGGCACATCGTGCTAACGAACCTGGAGTCACCGTATCATGGGGCGCGGGAAAACATGCTCGCCTTGCTCAAGTATCTCGTAAAGGATGAGCGATTCATGCGTCAGATCGTGGTGCCGGAACTGAGCCGATGGTCCTGGATAAATCGTAACAAGTTTCATCTTCTGGTTATACTGCTCGGTCAGTATAAGGTGCAAACGTTGATGGCGCTGCTGCACCTCGACACAGATCTGCTCGGTGGGGCGCTTCGGCTGTCGCTCAAGTACAAGCATCTGCACACCGGTGGACAGGCGCTCGTTCGGCTGCTGCATAAGGAGCAACGGATGACCGCGTTTGTGTTCGACCTGGTAGCAACCGTCATCATCGAGGAAGAACACGACCTGGTGCAGGTGATGGCAAAGTATTGGTTCAGCTGTTTCACGCCGAAGGACTACCGCACCGTGTACCGCACCCATATAAACCTGGAGCACGTCATAACGGTGCACTTTGAGGAGCTCGGTGTGGAGAATCTGTTCCCACCGTACTGTAAGCACAACAAGCACGAAAAATTGTTCCTGCTGGCGTTCCTGTTTCGGCGCGAGCTGCAAAAGCACGCCTATCTGAAACCGTTCCTGCTGCACCTGTGCGATTTGGCCGATAGGCAGAAGCCACTGCCACCGGCCACGCTCGGGCTGCTGATAGAATCTCTCGGGTATTACATTATCGCGTGCGGTGCGACGGAAAGAATCAACACGTACCGACTCACGACACACCTGACACGCTACATGGTGGAGGTGATGGAAACGCCCGGCCATCTTGCCGTGTGCAACACGATCGTAACGGTGTGTCGCAATCTGCTGAAACATATCGTCCACATCCAGCAACGACCTCCTTCCACCGGCAAGGAGTTCAACCGCGACGCACAAGCCCTGGTGGCGAAATTCATGTCCTACGACATGTACGATCGATACCTGCTTCCGCCCGGCACGAAACCCGTCGACTATCAACCAACCATCACCGCGCTCCGCTTGTTTGCCGCGTTTGTGGAGCAATTCTTCGAGTTCACCCCATCCAGCCAGTATGTGTTGCAGATGCGCCCGACCGAGAAGGTTGCCTGGATCGCGAAACTGTTGCCCGCGTCGCTGCCGCTCGACGAGCTAGCTTCCTCGTTCCGTTCGATGGTGTACGGTTTGCAGCACCATCTGCGTAGCGAATTCGACGACGTACGGTTGATCACGCTCAAGATGCTGTACAACCGGCCCGTCGCGTACCATTTCGATCCGAAGCTGCAGGACCAGCTGGCGATCGTGTTTTCGCGCGGCGACGATACCGACACGGTGCGGCAAAAGCTGCACCAGCTGCTGGCGGACACGATCGGGAAGGTGCGGGATGCGATACACCACCACAAGCAAGATTTCTTTGCCGCCGTGCTGGCGGAAGACGACCAACCGAACGGGCAGCTGCACCGGCTGATCGACCGCTGTACGGAGATATGTTTCGGGTTTCCGGACGGCCGGGCGGCCCTTACCAATGCGGAACTATTCCGCGTCCATGACTGCGTGATGGAGGTGTGGCAGCTGGCGAGCTATGCCATGcgctgtgcgaagcaggctgACGAACCGTACTACGGGACGAGCTTCGAGCTGATGGAACGGTGTTTGCAGATGCTGCTCGAACAATCGCACGAATGGAAAACGAACCACGCGCCCGGCTGTATCGATTCGTCGAAGATGGGGCTCGCCAAGCGCAGGATGCTGGTAGCGCTCTGGAAAACATCACGG GCGGTATCCACCTTTATCGAGCACTCTGCCCTGTGGATAGTGGAGAACAATAAGGAGACGGAAAATAGCCACGCGTTCGGCATATTCCAGGGCTATCTGCAAACGTTGACCACAATCATAACGACCGCCTGTCACCGGGGTGCGATCGAAGCGGGCGGTAACTGTCTGAGCCGTGTCGTGCGCCAGTTGATGCATCTCAAGCAGAACGTTCTTACCGGCGAAACGGGCGCCAACAGCGCACGGTTCCGACCGTTGAAGCGGTACACCGCGGAGATCAAGCGCATGTGCGAGACGATGCTAGAGTACCCGCAGCAGCATCTGGACGATTTTCGGCGACATCGCGGCTACATCTGGATGCTGCACAGCTGCATGCGCAGTGACGCGGTTGACATTGTGCCGGGCTCACCGTTGCGTATGTATCTCGAGGAGCATATGCAACTCGCCCAGCGGGCGGCCGACCATGAGCGCGAGCAATCGAACGATGAGACGGTACCgccggtgatgatggtgctgtggTTGCATCAGCTCAATCTGCTCGCCCGTGAAACGGTACTGAACGAGTCGATACTGCCGCACATCGATGAGCTGATGATACTTGCGCTGGCCCACATCCGCTCACCGCAGTGGCCGATACGGAATGCCGCACTGCAGCTGTACTCGTCCTGCGCCGCCAAGCTGACCGGTCAACGCCAGCAGTACAAAGATCCGGATGCCGATTGGGCACCGGTCTACACGTCGTTCGATGAGGTTGCCGCGAAAGCGAACCGCACGATGGAGTTTATGTTGCGGCAGCTGAAGACGCTGCTGCCGCTCGGGGAGCGCAGCCCGGATGAACACGACCGTGCCGGTACGTTTCCCGTGCAGCGCGATCCCGTCACACcgttcctgctgctggtgctggagtTTATCTCCAAGCTCGAGTACCGCGGGTACCGTGGTGCCGCGCCGGAAAACACGACCTACACGGCGCACGTGCACAAGTATCGGGCAATTCTGTGGCAGCTGTTGCGCCACGAGCACGATCAGGTGCGCAAGCTGGCCGCCCGTTCGTTTGCCCAGCTGCACGATCACTACGCCGAGATACCGAACCTGCTCGAGCACATGATCCGTGTGCTGTTTACCTCGCGCGATTCCAACTTCCGCCAGGGCCTGTGCCAAGCGATAATGGCGTGCATCCAGAAGTACGTCACGCTGGAACGGTTCGGGCGGCGGAACCAGTGGATcgaggagcagcagcaccagcaccggctCCCGCGCATGAAGGATGTCATCTTGAAGGCGGTGCGCGAAATGGTCGGACGCCACTATATGCTCGACCGGGAGATCAACTTTGTCTCGACGTTTCGGTTCCGGTGCGAGCTGCACAAGCTGCTGCTGTATCTGCGCTTCCCGCGCGACTGCTCGGTAGTGATGGAGCTGATCATCAACCGGCTCGCACCGAACATGCACGGGCTGGACGTGTTTGCGATGCAGCTGAACCAGGTGTACAACAGCGGGCTGAGCACGGTGCCGGaaacggaaccggaaccgtCGGCGgcccgccaccaccacctacACCAACAACAGCCACATTCCATGCCGTACGAACTGTTTTTGGAGCTGGACCGCGAACTGCTGCAGGAACCGGTGGAggaagtttaa
- the LOC118507943 gene encoding protein gurken-like yields the protein MKSSAVKFCAILLIMLSSVVVHTDCCSSRSMPKSRPRPVSHFRGVMTSATTTLTVIRPDATSSSNREPPDTVSTGTDSRLTGGSGGTGAGSLGRGISSTGSAATKANGGEQQPSQRHGGGIPPGRQDAGGGGGGGRVGNEKDQLLMRMGKCSQLFEENYCLNGGKCYNFTIANSTMPTCECADGFMGERCESKYLDGTYLSMRKPKIHIETASMYYGAFLAMMVVLAVFYYLHWLNHCR from the exons ATGAAATCAAGTGCAGTAAAATTTTGTGCTATACTACTAATAATGCTGTCATCAGTTGTGGTTCACACAG ACTGCTGTTCTAGCAGATCGATGCCAAAATCAAGACCTAGGCCAGTGTCACACTTTCGCGGTGTGATGAcgtccgccaccaccaccttaACGGTGATCCGGCCGGACGCGACCTCGTCGTCGAACCGGGAACCGCCCGACACAGTTTCGACGGGGACGGACTCGCGCCTGACCGGTGGCAGTGGTGGCACGGGCGCTGGCAGTCTCGGCCGTGGTAtcagcagcaccggcagcgCGGCAACGAAAGCGAACGGTGGCGAACAGCAACCGTCGCAACGGCACGGTGGCGGCATACCACCGGGCCGGCAGGATGcgggcggcggcggcggcggtgggcGCGTCGGCAACGAGAAGGATCAGCTGCTGATGCGGATGGGCAAGTGTTCGCAGCTGTTCGAGGAGAACTACTGCCTGAACGGTGGCAAGTGTTACAACTTCACGATCGCGAACTCAACCATGCCCACGTGCGAGTGTGCGGACGGTTTCATGGGTGAACGATGTGAGTCAAAGTACCTGGATGGGACCTACCTGAGCATGCGCAAGCCGAAGATACACATCGAAACGGCGAGCATGTATTACGGGGCATTTCTTGCCATGATGGTAGTGCTGGCTGTGTTCTACTATCTGCACTGGCTCAACCATTGCCGCTAG